ATCGCGATCAAAAGAAAATTGTCGCCAAGGACAAACGGGATGCTGACGCTGCCAGTAAAATGCTAACGATTCAAGAGGCAACTAACGCCCAGAGTAGTAATCTGGCGCAGATCGAATCGGAAGGTACCCGAGCCAGTGCAGCCTATAAGGCCATTGTCGCAATCAAACCGGCATTTGCAGCTGACTATCAGCAAGCTGTCACACAACTTTACAAGAAATCTTTAGCGATTGCGCAGATCAAAAAACTTTATAACGACCAGAATTTACAGCACCCAAAGGCCGATCTGAGCAGCAGTAACATTGACCTAGCCATCAACGCCATTGAAAATGTCGAAAATCAGGACTTTGCCAAAAACGTGTTGCCATTGGTCCAAGTAGCGAAGAAATCACAAGCTAACAATGATACGACCGTGGCAATGGAATCGACAGACACATCTTCAACCAAGCAAACCGCAACTACTGGTCGGCAAAATCAGCAAGACACTGGTGAACCAGCTAACGGCGTGTCTGGGAATCACGCGACAACTGCAGGTCAAGCTTCTGATCAAACAAGTCAACCGAGCCAGAAAGCTCCGAGTCAACCGACTACTTCACCGAGTGGGACAAGTTCAAGCACCGACAATAATGCTGGTGCAAGTGCTTCCTCGTCAATATCAGCATCAGCCAACAAAGCAGAGCCCATGACGGCCGTTTTGAGCGGCGGTTTGTATAAAACCTATGACGATGCAGTTGCATCCATCAAAATCCAAGGCAAAGCCGTTGATGACATGACGATCAGGTCTGTCACAATGAGCGACGGTTCCTTTCAGTGGACTTGGGGACCAAACGGCGACAGTGGTAGCAGTAGTTCAAAACCAAGTTCCTCTGCGCCATCTTCTTCCAATCCCACAGGGCAAGATGCAAACAAAAACAGTCAACCGCAGCATTAGACCTTTGCTACTTTCAAAAATCGCTGATAATGGCCTCTTCACCCACCATCATCGGCGTTTCGCTACGTTATCATATGATTCAAACAACGTTTAAGTCTCACAAAAGACCCGCATCAGTTCGACAGCTACGTCGAATTGATGCGGGTCTTTGGGTTTTCTACTAGTTGATCTGCTGAATCTGTTCACGTTCAGCAGTTGCCCGGACAGGATCCACAAGTGCCTGCCGATGCAAGCCATTGCGCGCTCGCAGAGCATAGAGAATCGTCACGGTATCGACAACTTCTTGCAGCATTGCGCCAATAATTGTTGGAATGACACCGAAGCTGGCGATTAACATCAAACCTGTACAAATCGCAATGCCGATGAGGACCGCTTGCTTGGCAATGACCATGGTTTCCTTAGCAATTAAAGTGGCCGCAGCAACTTTCGCCAAATCGTCGCGCAGAACCACGGCATCAGCCGATTCGCTTGCCGCGGTTGCCCCATGTGCACCCATTGCAATGCCGACATCAGCAATCGCCAATGAAGGTGCATCATTGACACCATCACCAACCATCACAACTGGCCGGCCATCCTTAGGGACGTTATCCAAAACTTCAATCTTCTGTTGTGGCAATTGTTCCGCATAGACTTGGTCAATGCCGACCTGTGCCGCCACTTTATCAGCGATTGACTGCTGATCGCCAGAAATCATAATCAGCTTAGCATCATTTAATTCGTGCAGTTTCGTCATCGTTTCTTTTGCTTCTGGACGAATCTGATCGGAAAATGTGATCGCACCTGCGTACTGGCCATCAACATTCACATACACGGCAGTCGTATCAACCGTAGCCTTCGTCCCAGCAAACTCGGCTTTACCGACCTTGACTTTGCGGCCATCCACCGTGGCATTAACGCCAAAGCTAGTTGTTTCCGACACATCTGTCGCTGGCAGCCGATCAGCTGTCGGCACAGCATCTGTCAGTGAACGCGCCAAAATATGAGTCGATTGACCTTCCGCACTTGCGGCTAGCTTCAAAAGCTGATCCTGTGAGAAACCGGCTTGTGGCAAAATCGTCGCAACTTTTAAAATACCGCGTGTCACGGTGCCGGTTTTATCAAAGGCAAAGGTTTTAGCATCACTTAACTTTTCTAGCGTAGTCCCTGACTTGACAATGATCCCGTTGCGGCTATTACGACTCATGCCGGAGACCATCGCAATTGGCGCGGCCAGAATCAGCGGACAAGGCGAGGCCACAACCAATACCTGTGCAAAACGAACTGGGTCGCCAGAGAAGAACCAGCCAAGACCCGCAATCACATAAGCAATCAACGTAAACGGTACCGCATAACGATCAGCCATCCGAACAAAATGTGCTGGTCGCGCTTCGGATTCCTTAACCAGTTTAATAATCCCTTGATACTGACTATCTTCAGCCCGTTGCGTGACCTTAACAGTTAGGGCAGCGTCACCATTGACGGTCCCAGACATAATGTCACTACCTGCGTTTTTGGCAACCGGTTTAGATTCACCCGTCAAACTGGCTTCATCCACCAAACTCTCACCTGCCAAAACCGTACCATCAACTGGCACGACTTCCTGCGGCTTAACCAAAATCGTTTCGCCAACTTGGACGGCCTCAACTTCAACATCTTCAACGTGTCCATCAACCATACGATGCGCGGTTGTCGGTGCATTTTCGAGTAATTGCTTTAATTCACTGCTTGCTTTTGTTGCTGCGTAGCTTTCAAGCGCATCGCCACCAGTCAGCATCAATAACACGATCATCGCAGCCCAATACTGGCCAACCGCCAAGGTGGCAACAACCGCCGTAATGGCAAGCAAGTCAACACCGAAGTTACCAGAACGAATTGTCTTCACCATGCCCCAGAACATAATTAAAGCAATGATTGACCCCATCACCGTGATCAGCCCTTGCGCGATCAATGGTTGCTTTAAACCGAAAGCAAAGACTAGCGCAATGGCACTTACAGCAAGCACCATCATTAATTGCCAGTTCTTTTTCATCACTGCCACTCCCTTTTTCTAAGTACCCCAATTATAACCATTACAATCTGAAAGCACAACCTTTTTTAGAACGAATATAATCTGTCCCACTTAGATGCTCGACATTCATGGTTTCTATTAATTGAGCCATGGCTAAACTCTTCTACCGAAAATTAACTCAAGTGTCCATCATCCCCAACCAGAATCTTAAACCGGCAATGATTGACCCCGTTAATTTTATGGCTTCCCTAATATTCACTTCATATTATACGCTTCTCATATGATAAGGCTCACATAACTTGCTTTTTTAACAAAATAAAAGACCGCACCATTAAAATCGGTACGGTCTCTCGTATATAAATGAAGCTAGGCAAATAATTCGTAGATCAATCAATGTTGATCTGATGATTGCCCTTTTGGTCGCTTGTCATTTTTGGCAGATCGATCGTCAGGACACCATCATTGACCTTGGCGCTGATCTGACCTTCATTGACATTTGGCAGCCGATAACTACGACTCATGCGGCCATAGCTACGTTCTGACATTAACATGTTACCGTCGTTGTCAGCATGATCAGCCTGCTCCTCATGTTTAACGGCAATGCTGAGCACATCACGATCGTAACTCAGACTGATATTTTGCTTCTCAATGCCAGGCACATCAACTTTCACAACATACGCCTGATCGTTTTCCTGAATATCAGTCTTTAGAACCCGACTGCGATCAACATTTGCTGGTGTCAAGCTGTCAAAAAGATGACGACCCAAATCGTTAAAGAAAGGATCGCTCAGCCAATCATTACGACGCATCAAATCATTAGCCATATTCGAATACTTCCTTTCATATCGAAGGCGTTTCATGTCTTCCCTACAACACCTTTAGTATACCACAAAAATTAGCACTCGCAAACGTCGAGTCCTAATTTTGTGGTCCTATTCAATGACTGGTTGATGCAAAAAGTGACTTAATAGCCCAGAGCTACCTTAGCAAATTTTGCTGCCCAGTTTTGTCATGTCATCCCGACGTTGTGCATCATTTTGTGGTAAGGCAGCGTCCTTATTCAAGGTCACAGCCCCATCAAGAATGCCGCTGTCATCACGCAGAGCCAACGATGCGTTTTTGAAATCAAGTGTCAGACCACTGCCGAAATAATCCGTTTCTGGGTCACCCGTTGTCAGTTTGAAACCAGCTTCGTTGTCCAGTGGCAGCGCATAATCTTGATCATCCTCATCGGCAACCACTAACTGATATTTATTTCCAATGGCACAAGAACCGCCAAGTTTGGAATATTTGCTTGAGCCGTCATCCAGTGCCAAGAATAACCGTTGATCCTGATTGACATGATCCTTCAAGTAAGTGACTGCTGCTGGTTTGATTGAGATTTGCATCCGAACCATCCTCTCTATTGAGTTGTGCACAACCTTTTACCTTCTTTATCGTACTCACATTTCCAAATGAAGTCAAATTCCGAGTTTTTCGCAACGACCAACAGGTTATCCACACGTCTTATCCACATGTTCATAACTTCATACGCCAAATATAGTATTAAGTATTCGAATTGACACCAAATAGGCGATTTAAAAAATTCAAGCAAAAAATTTTTTAAAAAGAAGTCATCCACAGTTTTTGATCGTTCGATTTCACAAACTTCAGCTCACGCATCCCGTTCCAGCCGCTGGGAACAAACGTTTTGTCACAAGTTAAAAAAGTTTATCCACAGGTTATCCCCAAGTCAGTGAATAACTTAGTCACACCCCAGAATCTTAGTTATGAACAGTATCCACAGAGTTATCCACAGGTAAAGCATCAACTTTAGGTAAAAGTTACCCACTCTTGACAAATCTTTTTCTTGAACTTTTCCACAGGTTGGCCCCTTGAATTTTCGGATAAAAGCTCAAAACTGCAGAGAAACCGCTTGCCACTAACTTCGCAAGTGCATCAAAAAATCCTCGAGCCAGAAACGAACATTTTCTGACTCAAGGATTATCTATTTGTGTGATTTAGTTCTTAAGGTCGCTTGTCGTTTGCGACAGCTTCACAGAGACTGTCTGCTGTTCTCCGGCACGATACAAAGTTAATTTAATCGTGTCGCCAACCTTGTGCTTGTATAGCTGTGTATGCAAGGCTGCTGTGTTTGAGGTGCTTACCCCATCAAGGGCCGTGATCACATCATACTGCTTCAAACCAGCAGATTTAGCACTGCTGCCGCTGGTAAAGCCAGCAACCACAACACCATCCGTCACACTAGCAGGCAACTTCAGAACCGATTTCTGCTGTGTTGCAGAAACAGTGGATAAGTCACGAACTTCGATGCCAAGCGCTGGTCGAACCACTTTCCCGTTAGCAACGAGTTGATTGATGATTGAAACGACTTCATCACTTGGAATTGCGAAGCCCATGCCTTCAATGGTGGCATTACTGCCAGTGTTGCCGGATAATTTCATAGAGTTAATACCGACGACTTGCCCTGAAAGATTAATCAGCGGACCACCGGAATTCCCAGAATTAATCGCTGCATCCGTTTGAATAACCGTTGCCTGGCCTGTTGTGTTACCACTGTCATCAGTGACATCCACTGTCCGACTCTTTGCGCTGACAATCCCTTTCGTCACACTTGTCGCGTATTGGGAACCGAGCGGAGAACCAATCGCTAAGACAGTTTGACCGGTAGCAATCTTGCTAGAATCTCCGAAGCTGGCTACTGTATTGACCTTGCTACCATCAATTGTCAGCACTGCCAAGTCAGACGTCGAGTCCGTGCCAACAAGACTGGCCGTTAGTTTCGTACCATCGCTCAAAATGACTTCCAACTTATCTGAACCACTAACAACATGGTTATTCGTCACGATATAAGCTTTGCCATCTTTCTTTTGATAAATGACACCCGATCCTTCACTGGCCTCTTGAAGACTGGACGAACTGCTCTGCGAACTACTACTGCTTTGACTGTCTTGTCCAAAAATACCTTCGAGACCGCCAAATGTGTCTAGACCATCACTGTTGCTCTCGGCTTTTTGCATATTCACAACGGAAACGACAGCGCCTTTAACCTTCGCAAAGGCTTGTTCCGATGCACTGTTTTCATTAACAGAAACGTTGGAAATCTTGGTCGTACCGGCTTTCCCTGACGTATCGGTTACACCGAGACTTTGACTGTGGTTGATTGCCAAATAGGCAGTCCCGCCGCCAACACCGCCACCTATCAAGGCTGCCACAACAGCAACAATCGCAATCTGCCTCCAGCCACTATTCTTAGGCTTTTTTGGTGCCCGCTGTGGCTGTTGCTCGTTTTGTGGTGTCTCTTGAAAGTTATGACTTCCATTATCCATAACGGAATTCCTCCTTTAAACGCGCTCGTTTGCCCAGAAACTGACTCATAAGACCTAGCCGTTTGGCTGAGGCCGCTGATACATTGGTTTTTACCTGGACTAGTTCGCGCTCTATGGGCAGTTCTAACTCGCCCTGATTACATTTATAATTGTAAGGGGCAATTTTGACGAAATTATGAACAATCTCGGGATTTTTTAATACAGTCTCAGACCCGCGGTATCGCGATATTAGTTCGTGGGGTTGCTTATTTTTTGCACCATCAATAAAAAATGAAAGGCAGTGAATATGCGACCGGATTTTTGGGTCGGGATATTCACTGCCTTGGGTAGCGTGTGGTAGCGTTGGATGACGGAAAATGCTTAAGACGCCACCGCTGCTGCTGCGGAAACGCGCTCGCAGTCGCAGAAACCTCCATGTAAGGACCTCAGGCGCAATGGCCAAAGCCCAGCCATCACGCCTGAGGCCACTTACATTCCGGTTTCTAAGCGCTCCTGCTCGCGCTTTGCTTTATACCACAAACAGCGGATCTGCAACTGCAGGATCGGTGTCGTAGATA
This genomic window from Lacticaseibacillus paracasei subsp. paracasei contains:
- a CDS encoding heavy metal translocating P-type ATPase, with translation MKKNWQLMMVLAVSAIALVFAFGLKQPLIAQGLITVMGSIIALIMFWGMVKTIRSGNFGVDLLAITAVVATLAVGQYWAAMIVLLMLTGGDALESYAATKASSELKQLLENAPTTAHRMVDGHVEDVEVEAVQVGETILVKPQEVVPVDGTVLAGESLVDEASLTGESKPVAKNAGSDIMSGTVNGDAALTVKVTQRAEDSQYQGIIKLVKESEARPAHFVRMADRYAVPFTLIAYVIAGLGWFFSGDPVRFAQVLVVASPCPLILAAPIAMVSGMSRNSRNGIIVKSGTTLEKLSDAKTFAFDKTGTVTRGILKVATILPQAGFSQDQLLKLAASAEGQSTHILARSLTDAVPTADRLPATDVSETTSFGVNATVDGRKVKVGKAEFAGTKATVDTTAVYVNVDGQYAGAITFSDQIRPEAKETMTKLHELNDAKLIMISGDQQSIADKVAAQVGIDQVYAEQLPQQKIEVLDNVPKDGRPVVMVGDGVNDAPSLAIADVGIAMGAHGATAASESADAVVLRDDLAKVAAATLIAKETMVIAKQAVLIGIAICTGLMLIASFGVIPTIIGAMLQEVVDTVTILYALRARNGLHRQALVDPVRATAEREQIQQIN
- a CDS encoding Hsp20/alpha crystallin family protein, with protein sequence MANDLMRRNDWLSDPFFNDLGRHLFDSLTPANVDRSRVLKTDIQENDQAYVVKVDVPGIEKQNISLSYDRDVLSIAVKHEEQADHADNDGNMLMSERSYGRMSRSYRLPNVNEGQISAKVNDGVLTIDLPKMTSDQKGNHQINID
- a CDS encoding iron-sulfur cluster biosynthesis family protein, which encodes MQISIKPAAVTYLKDHVNQDQRLFLALDDGSSKYSKLGGSCAIGNKYQLVVADEDDQDYALPLDNEAGFKLTTGDPETDYFGSGLTLDFKNASLALRDDSGILDGAVTLNKDAALPQNDAQRRDDMTKLGSKIC
- a CDS encoding S1C family serine protease; this translates as MDNGSHNFQETPQNEQQPQRAPKKPKNSGWRQIAIVAVVAALIGGGVGGGTAYLAINHSQSLGVTDTSGKAGTTKISNVSVNENSASEQAFAKVKGAVVSVVNMQKAESNSDGLDTFGGLEGIFGQDSQSSSSSQSSSSSLQEASEGSGVIYQKKDGKAYIVTNNHVVSGSDKLEVILSDGTKLTASLVGTDSTSDLAVLTIDGSKVNTVASFGDSSKIATGQTVLAIGSPLGSQYATSVTKGIVSAKSRTVDVTDDSGNTTGQATVIQTDAAINSGNSGGPLINLSGQVVGINSMKLSGNTGSNATIEGMGFAIPSDEVVSIINQLVANGKVVRPALGIEVRDLSTVSATQQKSVLKLPASVTDGVVVAGFTSGSSAKSAGLKQYDVITALDGVSTSNTAALHTQLYKHKVGDTIKLTLYRAGEQQTVSVKLSQTTSDLKN